One genomic region from Chloroflexota bacterium encodes:
- a CDS encoding DEAD/DEAH box helicase, with amino-acid sequence METFAQLGLRDILVEALNAVGYETPTPIQRQTIPLLLAGRDLIGQAQTGTGKTAAFALPILEKLDLTQSAVQALILTPTRELAIQVAEAIHTYAKHLGRVRITPIYGGDSMQKQLSRLRGGVHVVVGTPGRVMDHLRRGTLELSALKMVVLDEADEMLRMGFLEDVEWILSQAAGERQTALFSATLPREVRRIAERYLQTPASVEIKHKTLTVPTVEQHFVQVLEKQKLEVLTHLLEAEAVPGEAILIFVRTKLGAADLAERLEARGYTVEAMHGDMNQSQRESVIRRMREGLVEIVVATDVAARGLDVEHIGHVINFDIPNDPESYVHRIGRTARAGRAGKAILFVTPREAYMMREIERYTGQRLTLAKAPTHADVAARRRTLFKNRLLKTLAEEELEAYVTLIEELAAESDHDLAEIAAAAAWLARGNKPLGGKARPEPAPATPATPPTEGETVQLWVGAGLEARVRPADLVGAIANEAEVPGKEIGPIVIYDDYSVVGVPARYLNQVLQSMAGASIRGREAALRLATARDIAPRPPRRAAHSESPHSSRRKPARTTGKEFSKPAKRDTKGKKKKRVSRL; translated from the coding sequence ATTGAAACTTTTGCCCAACTGGGTTTGCGCGACATCCTCGTCGAGGCGCTCAACGCCGTCGGCTACGAAACCCCCACGCCTATCCAGCGTCAGACCATCCCGCTACTGCTGGCGGGCCGCGACCTGATCGGTCAAGCGCAAACCGGCACCGGCAAAACGGCGGCCTTTGCCCTGCCGATTCTGGAGAAGCTCGATCTGACCCAGAGCGCCGTGCAAGCGTTGATTCTTACGCCCACGCGCGAACTGGCTATTCAGGTGGCCGAAGCCATTCACACCTATGCCAAACATCTGGGGCGCGTGCGCATCACGCCGATTTATGGCGGCGACTCGATGCAAAAACAGTTGAGCCGTTTGCGGGGCGGGGTGCATGTGGTGGTGGGCACGCCGGGGCGGGTCATGGATCATTTGCGGCGCGGCACGCTGGAACTCTCGGCGCTGAAGATGGTGGTGTTGGATGAAGCCGACGAGATGTTGCGCATGGGCTTTCTGGAAGATGTGGAGTGGATTTTGAGCCAGGCCGCCGGCGAGCGCCAGACGGCATTGTTCTCGGCCACCCTGCCGCGCGAGGTACGCCGCATCGCCGAACGCTATCTCCAAACGCCCGCTTCGGTGGAGATCAAACACAAAACGCTGACCGTGCCAACGGTGGAGCAACATTTTGTGCAGGTGTTGGAGAAACAAAAACTGGAGGTGCTCACCCACCTGCTCGAGGCCGAGGCCGTCCCCGGTGAAGCCATTTTGATTTTTGTGCGCACCAAACTGGGGGCCGCCGATTTGGCCGAGCGTCTGGAGGCGCGCGGCTACACCGTGGAAGCCATGCACGGCGATATGAACCAGTCGCAACGCGAAAGCGTCATCCGCCGGATGCGAGAGGGGTTGGTGGAGATTGTAGTGGCCACGGATGTGGCGGCGCGCGGTCTGGATGTGGAGCATATCGGCCACGTCATCAACTTCGACATTCCCAACGACCCCGAGTCCTACGTTCATCGCATTGGCCGCACCGCCCGGGCCGGGCGCGCCGGCAAGGCCATTTTATTCGTCACGCCTCGCGAAGCTTACATGATGCGCGAGATTGAGCGCTACACCGGCCAACGGCTGACGCTCGCCAAAGCGCCCACCCACGCCGATGTCGCCGCGCGGCGGCGGACGCTGTTCAAGAACCGCCTGCTCAAAACATTGGCCGAAGAAGAGCTGGAGGCCTACGTCACGCTGATTGAAGAACTGGCGGCAGAGAGCGACCACGACCTGGCCGAGATTGCGGCGGCGGCGGCCTGGCTGGCGCGAGGCAACAAGCCCCTCGGCGGGAAGGCAAGGCCGGAACCGGCGCCCGCCACACCGGCCACGCCGCCCACCGAAGGAGAGACAGTGCAATTGTGGGTGGGGGCCGGTTTGGAGGCCCGGGTGCGCCCCGCCGATTTGGTGGGCGCAATTGCCAATGAAGCGGAAGTGCCGGGCAAGGAAATTGGCCCGATTGTGATTTACGATGACTATTCGGTGGTGGGAGTGCCGGCCCGCTACCTCAATCAAGTTCTTCAGAGCATGGCCGGGGCCAGCATTCGCGGGCGCGAGGCGGCCCTGCGCTTGGCGACAGCGCGCGACATCGCGCCGCGTCCGCCGCGCCGCGCGGCGCATTCAGAATCGCCCCATTCTTCACGCCGCAAACCGGCGCGCACCACGGGCAAAGAGTTCTCCAAGCCGGCCAAGCGCGACACAAAAGGCAAAAAGAAAAAGCGGGTCTCCCGGCTTTAA
- the rfbB gene encoding dTDP-glucose 4,6-dehydratase yields MLGKYAGYNIVVFDKLTYAGRLENLKPAEGNPRFAFVRGDICDGAAVRAAIKEHDIDTIVNFAAETHVDRSILESDAVVKTNVNGTHVLLEAAKEFKLERFHQISTDEVYGQVPAPNRSVEGDPLEPRSPYSASKAGAEHLVYAYFVTYGLPVTTTRGSNNIGPYHYPEKAVPLFTTNAIDNQPLPIYGDGMQQRDYQYVLDHCEGIDVVLHNGKLGEVYNVGTGVETHNIDMARKILDLLGKPHSLLTFVVDRAGHDRRYALDVSKLRALGWVPGHTFDQALELTVKWFVDNEPWWRPIKSGEYLEYYRKQYVEREK; encoded by the coding sequence ATGCTTGGCAAGTATGCCGGCTACAACATCGTCGTCTTCGACAAGCTGACCTACGCCGGGCGGCTAGAGAATTTGAAACCGGCAGAAGGCAACCCGCGCTTTGCCTTCGTGCGGGGCGACATTTGCGATGGGGCCGCTGTGCGGGCCGCTATCAAAGAGCACGACATTGACACTATTGTCAACTTCGCCGCCGAGACTCACGTGGACCGCTCCATCCTGGAGTCTGATGCCGTCGTGAAAACCAACGTCAACGGCACGCACGTTTTGCTGGAGGCGGCCAAAGAGTTCAAACTCGAACGCTTCCACCAGATTTCCACCGACGAGGTATACGGCCAGGTTCCCGCGCCCAACCGCAGTGTCGAGGGCGACCCGCTGGAGCCGCGAAGCCCGTACTCGGCCAGCAAGGCTGGAGCTGAACATTTGGTGTACGCCTATTTCGTCACCTACGGTTTGCCCGTCACCACCACCCGCGGCTCCAACAACATCGGCCCCTATCACTATCCCGAAAAGGCCGTGCCGCTCTTCACCACCAACGCCATTGACAACCAGCCACTCCCCATTTACGGCGACGGAATGCAACAGCGCGACTATCAATACGTGCTCGATCACTGCGAAGGCATTGACGTTGTGTTGCACAACGGCAAGCTGGGCGAAGTTTACAACGTGGGCACGGGCGTGGAGACGCACAACATTGACATGGCCCGCAAGATTCTCGACCTGCTTGGCAAGCCCCACAGCCTGCTGACGTTCGTGGTGGATCGCGCCGGGCACGACCGCCGCTACGCCCTCGACGTGAGCAAACTGCGTGCCCTGGGCTGGGTTCCCGGCCACACCTTTGATCAGGCGCTGGAGTTGACGGTGAAATGGTTCGTGGACAACGAGCCGTGGTGGCGGCCCATCAAGTCTGGCGAGTATTTGGAGTATTACCGCAAGCAGTACGTGGAGCGGGAGAAGTAA
- a CDS encoding GNAT family N-acetyltransferase yields MSFVIRPAAAADRPFLRAFMREHWGDEAMVDRERVFYPAENPAFIAEDGGEVAGVVTYDAQDGECEVTSLNSLRRGQGIGGALMDTVIAEAKKKDCKRVWLLTTNDNLVGLKFYQKRGFRLVALYPGAIDVARKLKPQISLIGESGIPIRDELELELKLV; encoded by the coding sequence ATGTCATTCGTGATCCGCCCCGCCGCCGCTGCCGACCGCCCTTTCCTTCGCGCCTTCATGCGCGAACACTGGGGCGATGAGGCGATGGTTGACCGTGAGCGCGTTTTTTATCCCGCCGAGAACCCGGCCTTCATTGCCGAAGACGGCGGCGAGGTGGCGGGTGTGGTGACGTATGATGCGCAAGACGGCGAGTGTGAAGTCACCAGTCTCAACAGCCTGCGCCGGGGGCAGGGCATCGGCGGGGCGCTGATGGATACGGTGATTGCCGAGGCAAAGAAAAAGGACTGTAAGCGTGTGTGGCTTCTCACCACCAACGACAATCTCGTTGGCCTGAAGTTTTACCAGAAGCGCGGCTTCAGGCTGGTGGCGCTCTATCCAGGCGCGATTGACGTTGCCCGCAAACTCAAACCGCAAATCTCGCTCATTGGCGAAAGCGGCATCCCGATTCGCGACGAACTGGAACTTGAACTGAAACTTGTCTAA
- a CDS encoding glucose-1-phosphate thymidylyltransferase, whose product MKGLILSGGKGTRLYPLTYTRAKQLIPVANEPVLFRVIRAIRDAGINDIGIVVGDTAPEIKEAVNSGERWGVKITYIEQSAPAGLAHAVKESLDFIGDDRFVMFLGDNVIQGGISPLIRQFADSQWNSQIVLTAVENPQQFGVAELNSDGTIKHLVEKPKNPPSNLALVGIYMFDQHIREAVHAIKPSFRNELEITDAIQWLIEQGYAVHPYVHTGWWIDTGKPGDMLTANAHVLEEVKPHIDGAVDSASKLDPRVTIEKGAVVENSVIRGPTIIGENTVIRDSYIGPFTSIYHHCLVEKSEIEHTIVLENSKVLDVPYRIADSIIGRNATVTRSEIKPKAIKMNLGDYSQVGVL is encoded by the coding sequence ATGAAAGGCCTCATCCTCTCCGGCGGCAAAGGTACCCGCCTCTACCCGCTCACTTACACTCGCGCCAAGCAACTCATCCCGGTCGCCAACGAGCCGGTGCTCTTTCGCGTCATTCGCGCCATCCGTGACGCCGGTATCAACGACATCGGCATCGTCGTCGGCGACACCGCGCCCGAAATCAAGGAAGCGGTGAACAGCGGCGAGCGTTGGGGCGTGAAGATCACCTATATCGAGCAGTCGGCGCCCGCCGGGCTGGCCCACGCCGTCAAAGAGTCGCTCGACTTTATCGGCGACGACCGCTTTGTGATGTTTCTTGGCGACAATGTGATTCAGGGCGGCATCAGCCCTCTCATCCGCCAGTTCGCCGACAGCCAGTGGAACAGCCAGATCGTATTGACTGCCGTCGAGAACCCGCAACAGTTCGGCGTGGCCGAACTCAACAGCGACGGCACGATCAAACACCTCGTCGAAAAACCGAAGAACCCGCCCTCCAACCTAGCCCTGGTCGGCATCTACATGTTCGACCAGCACATTCGCGAAGCCGTCCACGCCATCAAGCCCTCATTCCGCAACGAGCTTGAAATCACCGACGCTATTCAATGGCTGATCGAGCAAGGCTACGCCGTCCATCCTTACGTTCACACCGGCTGGTGGATTGACACCGGCAAGCCTGGCGACATGCTCACCGCCAACGCTCACGTGCTGGAAGAAGTGAAGCCTCACATTGACGGCGCGGTAGACTCGGCTTCCAAACTAGATCCACGGGTGACAATCGAAAAAGGGGCGGTGGTGGAGAACAGCGTCATTCGCGGCCCGACCATCATCGGCGAGAACACCGTCATCCGCGATTCGTACATCGGCCCGTTCACGAGCATCTATCATCATTGCCTCGTCGAGAAGAGCGAGATTGAGCACACGATTGTGCTGGAGAACAGCAAGGTGCTTGACGTGCCCTATCGCATCGCCGACAGCATCATCGGGCGCAACGCCACTGTCACCCGCTCCGAGATCAAACCTAAAGCGATCAAGATGAATTTGGGTGATTACAGTCAGGTGGGCGTTTTGTAG
- a CDS encoding CpsD/CapB family tyrosine-protein kinase — MKDTLITLTDPRSSAAEAFRTLRTNLTFSGLEKPLTTLLVTSASSDILAGKSSVVANLAITFAQGGRKTILVDCDLHRPAQHTLWDLPNDRGLSNFVLEGGDPEKHGLAAAAGVDDLFLLPSGPLPPIPADLISSKKMDAAIADLKSRADIVLFDAPPVVAVTDAALLATKLDGVLLVLSAGHTRREHAAQAKELLDKIKVRIVGTVLTNASVDSKMSNY, encoded by the coding sequence ATGAAAGACACCCTCATCACCCTCACCGATCCTCGTTCATCCGCCGCCGAAGCCTTTCGCACCCTGCGGACGAACCTCACCTTCTCCGGCCTCGAAAAGCCGCTCACCACTCTGCTTGTCACCTCGGCCTCGTCTGACATCCTGGCGGGCAAAAGCAGTGTCGTTGCCAACCTGGCCATCACCTTCGCCCAGGGCGGGCGCAAAACGATCCTCGTTGATTGTGATCTGCACCGCCCCGCGCAACACACCCTTTGGGATTTACCCAACGATCGCGGACTGAGCAACTTTGTTCTGGAAGGCGGCGACCCCGAAAAGCACGGGCTGGCCGCCGCCGCAGGTGTGGATGACTTGTTTCTGCTCCCCTCCGGCCCGCTCCCGCCCATCCCCGCCGACCTGATCAGCTCCAAGAAGATGGATGCCGCCATCGCCGACCTGAAATCGCGCGCCGACATCGTCTTGTTCGACGCCCCACCCGTCGTCGCCGTCACCGACGCCGCCCTGCTGGCCACCAAACTCGACGGCGTCCTGCTCGTCCTCAGCGCCGGCCACACCCGCCGCGAACACGCCGCCCAGGCTAAGGAACTGCTCGACAAAATCAAAGTCCGCATCGTCGGCACGGTGCTGACGAATGCGAGCGTGGATTCCAAAATGAGCAATTACTAA